From Halotia branconii CENA392, the proteins below share one genomic window:
- a CDS encoding Crp/Fnr family transcriptional regulator, with protein MVSSYSSISNPPRQNSQQVFTRRSFLPTQQNRLWKIEAGFVRTFTYLEDGTTVALGLWGRGDIIGKTLSKVEPYQIACLTKVAATVLPIEEWCQPTETLLAHIQQAEELMIIRSYKKVDTMLIKLLAWLSKKFGHEIHQGRLIDMRLTHEDLAEMIGSTRVTVTRILGQFEQEGLIDRLSLNRIVLREEDIWYYEI; from the coding sequence ATGGTATCTTCATACTCAAGTATTTCTAATCCACCGAGGCAAAATTCTCAGCAGGTTTTTACGCGTCGCTCATTTCTACCAACGCAACAAAATAGACTTTGGAAGATTGAAGCGGGTTTCGTTCGGACTTTTACTTATTTAGAAGACGGCACAACCGTTGCATTAGGATTGTGGGGAAGAGGAGATATCATCGGCAAAACCTTGTCAAAAGTAGAACCTTATCAAATAGCATGTCTGACGAAAGTAGCTGCAACAGTTTTACCCATAGAAGAATGGTGTCAACCAACAGAAACCTTGCTTGCTCACATTCAGCAAGCTGAAGAATTGATGATCATTCGCAGTTATAAAAAAGTTGACACCATGCTGATTAAGTTATTGGCATGGTTGTCCAAAAAATTCGGTCACGAAATCCACCAGGGGCGTTTGATAGATATGCGCCTGACTCATGAAGATTTGGCTGAAATGATTGGTTCTACTCGCGTGACAGTTACTCGTATTTTAGGGCAATTTGAGCAGGAAGGTTTAATAGATCGGCTGTCTTTAAATCGGATTGTGCTACGAGAAGAAGACATTTGGTACTATGAGATTTAA
- the cysE gene encoding serine O-acetyltransferase produces the protein MLLTDLRTIYERDPAARNWLEVLFCYPGFQALLFHRLAHRLHKTKIPFIPRFMSHLSRFLTGIEIHPGAVIGKGVFIDHGMGVVIGETAVVGDYALIYQGVTLGGTGKESGKRHPTIGSHVVVGAGAKVLGNIYIGDRVRIGAGSVVLRNVPSNTTVVGIPGRVTRQNNLSINVLDHDQMRDVEAEVIRALFERVKALEKQLEHLETQPSYLPTLENDQTTDDGKNNTDLMIAEFLDGAGI, from the coding sequence ATGCTACTAACTGATTTGCGAACAATTTATGAACGTGACCCAGCAGCCCGTAACTGGCTAGAGGTATTGTTCTGCTATCCTGGATTCCAAGCTCTGCTGTTCCATCGTCTAGCCCATCGACTCCATAAAACCAAAATTCCTTTTATACCAAGGTTTATGTCCCATCTGAGTCGGTTCTTGACGGGAATTGAAATTCATCCTGGGGCAGTAATTGGCAAAGGAGTATTTATTGACCACGGGATGGGTGTGGTAATTGGTGAGACAGCAGTCGTAGGTGATTATGCTTTAATTTACCAAGGTGTTACTCTTGGCGGGACTGGCAAAGAAAGCGGTAAGCGCCATCCCACTATAGGTAGTCATGTAGTTGTAGGAGCAGGTGCAAAGGTTTTGGGCAATATTTATATTGGCGATCGCGTCCGCATTGGAGCAGGTTCAGTGGTATTAAGGAATGTACCCAGTAACACCACAGTAGTTGGGATTCCAGGGCGTGTGACTCGTCAAAATAACTTGAGTATTAATGTTCTGGATCATGATCAAATGCGGGACGTAGAAGCAGAAGTAATTCGTGCTTTATTTGAACGAGTTAAGGCTCTAGAAAAACAATTGGAGCATTTAGAAACTCAGCCAAGTTACTTACCAACTCTAGAAAACGACCAAACAACGGATGACGGTAAGAACAATACAGATTTGATGATTGCAGAATTTCTTGATGGTGCTGGGATTTAG
- a CDS encoding BlaI/MecI/CopY family transcriptional regulator, producing MAPLPDYRPKQLSLGPLEAEILHIIWELSSATVKDVHDRILSDPNRELAYTSVTTVLRRLTDKGWLACDKQGRAFYWRPLLTQQQAQVIKAHEQLQRFLAVGNPDVIAAFADSLDEASSQQIEAIAKRIQAARQAREEQ from the coding sequence ATGGCACCTTTACCCGATTATCGTCCTAAACAACTATCTTTAGGCCCTTTAGAAGCAGAAATTTTGCATATTATCTGGGAACTGAGTTCAGCCACAGTTAAGGATGTACACGATCGCATTTTGTCTGACCCTAATCGAGAATTAGCTTATACTTCTGTAACTACAGTTCTGCGCCGCCTCACCGATAAAGGTTGGCTAGCTTGCGATAAACAAGGCCGCGCCTTTTATTGGCGGCCATTACTCACACAACAACAAGCACAAGTCATTAAAGCCCACGAACAATTGCAACGGTTTTTAGCAGTGGGCAATCCTGATGTAATTGCGGCCTTTGCAGATAGTCTCGATGAAGCTAGCAGCCAGCAAATAGAAGCGATCGCTAAACGCATTCAAGCGGCACGTCAAGCCAGGGAGGAACAATAA
- a CDS encoding glutathione S-transferase family protein: protein MKLAKIRLYDLAGAEDDRRFSPNCWRVRLALLHKQLPFETIPWRFTEKETIAFSGQGKVPVIVDGERFVSDSWAIAEYLENSYPDNPTLFDGLMGKALSRFVTDWVEAVLNPEIIRLIITDIYSHLHPKDKDYFRTTREKLFGTTLEALSADRDERVITFRDRLEPLRRTLQHQSFLAGQTPAWADYVVFSSLQWARCISPFSLLVENDPVFSWREQMLDTFDGEARQAIAYSC, encoded by the coding sequence ATGAAACTGGCAAAGATCAGGCTGTATGATTTGGCTGGAGCTGAGGACGATCGCCGTTTTAGCCCTAACTGCTGGCGGGTGCGTCTGGCTTTACTTCATAAGCAATTACCGTTTGAAACTATACCTTGGCGATTTACTGAAAAGGAAACTATTGCTTTCTCTGGACAGGGTAAAGTACCAGTGATAGTTGATGGTGAACGATTTGTTTCTGATTCTTGGGCGATCGCAGAGTATCTTGAAAACAGTTACCCTGATAATCCCACACTGTTTGATGGATTAATGGGCAAAGCTTTGTCTAGATTTGTGACTGATTGGGTAGAAGCAGTACTCAATCCTGAAATTATTCGGTTGATAATCACAGATATTTATTCACACCTGCACCCAAAAGATAAAGACTACTTTCGCACTACACGAGAAAAGTTATTTGGTACAACCTTGGAGGCTTTATCTGCTGATCGCGACGAGCGAGTTATAACCTTTCGCGATCGCCTTGAACCACTGCGTCGAACTCTCCAGCATCAGTCGTTTCTGGCCGGACAAACACCAGCTTGGGCAGATTATGTAGTGTTCAGTTCTTTACAGTGGGCGCGCTGCATTAGTCCATTTTCTTTACTTGTAGAAAATGACCCAGTGTTTAGCTGGCGTGAACAGATGCTTGATACTTTTGATGGAGAAGCACGGCAAGCGATCGCCTATTCCTGTTGA
- a CDS encoding pentapeptide repeat-containing protein, whose protein sequence is MANKIHLNKLAEGVTAWNDWRTANPNIDVDLSGVYLVHEVSIRNQKKAWRLLSSLISLLITLFLLHTNLTDYLIVFFENNPFFKVNFSAIAEMALYITIRFSLFLMIMLTVFPGLELMLNYSKGKLNLININMNKVNLYGTDLKGVDLRYADLNWADLRNSNLSYLEAVGANLSYANFTGACIANWNIDSSTNLNNIKCDYIYYQFNYELNKFDQRRPIDINSIFAPNEFTERIKITEKALETIDLTFTDGIDWKAFFKSFNELRQQYPEHKIDIQGIERKSNTLIVRLDVNIESDINTFVIKGSLETGFKEVYENQLKLLEAQYRRELQAKDDDIIFYRHQSTNLLEIIRQQTTRPITVEHIMSEIYNNDFKEVNIGNFANKNSDYAQQQANQYIHISEQKQTLAEAAAKIQRLLKELEQNKPAANENEKICYVNDETTPNFKRRVIGALQGGSEAAIEEFLDNSYINIGKAIIKGWIKPN, encoded by the coding sequence ATGGCAAATAAAATTCATCTTAATAAACTTGCAGAAGGAGTTACAGCTTGGAATGATTGGCGAACAGCAAATCCAAATATAGATGTCGATCTTAGTGGAGTTTATCTGGTTCATGAAGTATCTATAAGAAATCAAAAAAAGGCTTGGAGGCTTCTTTCCTCTCTTATATCTTTGCTGATTACTTTATTTTTACTACATACTAACCTGACAGATTATTTAATAGTTTTTTTTGAAAACAACCCATTCTTTAAAGTTAATTTCTCTGCAATTGCAGAGATGGCATTGTATATAACAATTCGTTTTTCTTTGTTTTTGATGATTATGCTTACTGTATTTCCAGGATTGGAATTAATGCTGAATTATTCAAAAGGAAAATTAAATTTAATAAATATTAATATGAATAAAGTAAATTTATATGGAACGGATTTAAAAGGAGTTGATTTAAGGTACGCTGATTTAAACTGGGCAGATTTAAGAAATTCCAATTTGAGTTATTTGGAAGCAGTTGGTGCAAATTTAAGTTATGCTAATTTTACCGGGGCTTGTATAGCAAATTGGAATATTGATTCTTCTACTAATCTAAATAATATAAAATGTGATTATATTTATTACCAGTTTAATTATGAACTAAATAAGTTTGATCAGCGTCGTCCTATAGACATAAATAGTATTTTCGCGCCGAATGAGTTTACAGAACGTATCAAAATTACTGAAAAAGCATTAGAAACCATCGATTTAACTTTTACAGACGGTATCGACTGGAAAGCATTTTTCAAGTCATTTAATGAATTACGTCAACAATATCCTGAACACAAGATTGATATTCAAGGAATCGAACGTAAAAGTAACACTTTAATTGTTCGACTAGATGTGAATATTGAATCAGATATTAACACTTTTGTAATTAAAGGATCTCTTGAAACTGGTTTTAAAGAAGTTTATGAAAATCAATTGAAGTTATTAGAAGCTCAATATCGCAGAGAACTTCAAGCGAAAGATGATGATATTATATTCTATCGCCATCAAAGTACAAATTTATTAGAAATTATTAGACAACAAACAACAAGACCCATTACTGTGGAGCATATTATGTCAGAAATTTACAATAATGATTTCAAGGAAGTAAATATTGGCAATTTTGCTAATAAAAATTCAGATTATGCACAGCAACAAGCAAATCAATACATTCACATATCTGAACAAAAACAAACTCTTGCTGAAGCTGCTGCTAAAATCCAAAGGCTTCTCAAAGAGTTAGAGCAAAATAAACCCGCTGCTAATGAAAATGAGAAAATTTGTTATGTAAATGATGAAACTACTCCTAACTTTAAGCGTCGTGTTATTGGCGCATTACAAGGTGGTAGTGAAGCAGCAATTGAAGAGTTTTTAGATAATTCGTATATCAATATTGGCAAAGCTATCATCAAAGGATGGATCAAACCAAACTAA
- a CDS encoding N-acetylmuramoyl-L-alanine amidase, translating into MKFGIDIGHNAPPDTGARGLRFEDNLTEEVGNKVISKLKDLGHQVIPCKPDRAGSVRDSLAKRCDTANASRVDIYVSIHFNAFNGQANGTEVFATSENGRKIAKPVLDEIVKLGFFNRGVKSGSHLFVLRNTNMPAILVEGCFIDSSKDMKLYNGEALANAIVKGLTGQVPSTPVNPVPDDEQNTDTSVLRLQKALNRLKITDKYGKPLVEDNLMGGATKSATEKIQNVCGISVDGIAGETTWNAINLIVAKRIVRPNHAGGPVVRYLQYRVGVEVDGVYGPQTEGAIKTYQRQNGLLADGIVGGVTWQKLIG; encoded by the coding sequence ATGAAATTTGGAATTGATATTGGTCATAATGCTCCTCCAGATACTGGAGCTAGAGGATTAAGATTTGAAGATAATTTAACTGAAGAAGTAGGTAATAAAGTTATATCTAAGTTAAAAGATTTAGGACATCAAGTAATACCATGCAAGCCAGATAGGGCTGGATCAGTACGCGATTCATTAGCAAAAAGATGTGATACAGCTAACGCCTCAAGAGTGGATATTTATGTTTCCATTCATTTTAATGCTTTTAACGGACAAGCTAATGGCACAGAAGTATTTGCAACTAGTGAAAACGGCAGAAAAATAGCAAAGCCTGTATTAGATGAAATCGTCAAGTTAGGATTTTTTAATCGTGGAGTTAAGAGTGGCTCTCACCTATTTGTTCTGAGAAATACAAATATGCCTGCAATTTTAGTAGAAGGTTGCTTCATCGATTCGTCAAAAGATATGAAACTATATAACGGTGAAGCACTTGCGAATGCGATCGTCAAAGGCTTAACTGGTCAAGTGCCTAGTACTCCTGTTAATCCCGTCCCTGATGATGAGCAGAATACAGATACCTCCGTACTCAGACTACAAAAAGCTTTAAATCGACTCAAAATAACTGATAAATATGGCAAGCCTCTAGTAGAAGATAACCTTATGGGCGGGGCTACAAAATCTGCAACAGAAAAAATTCAAAATGTTTGTGGGATTTCTGTCGATGGCATTGCCGGCGAAACAACATGGAATGCCATTAATTTGATTGTAGCGAAAAGAATTGTCAGGCCTAATCATGCTGGTGGCCCTGTGGTTAGGTACTTACAATATCGCGTGGGTGTTGAGGTTGATGGTGTTTATGGCCCTCAAACAGAAGGGGCAATTAAAACATATCAAAGGCAGAATGGTTTGCTTGCTGATGGGATTGTAGGAGGAGTGACTTGGCAAAAATTGATTGGCTAA
- a CDS encoding M56 family metallopeptidase, whose product MHLMMILSALTVSWLLRCSKNNSQGRWQVRWRRSLFLFLFPPLLIFMTAIAVLFMGPQGQMGGMYTGWLSYELVFMALTFFAILCVKLAFQGWQSVESARKSPRVNLEGKQVRLLNTKALFAGQIGFWQPELVVSQGLLQTLSPDHLDSVLAHEQGHYYYRDTFWFFWLGWVRSCTAWLPNTEPLWQELLVLRELRADSYAASRVDPLLLAESLLLVVSNKSVVVESGVCCAALGTSSVGDRLEQRIEALLAPLEPIPSEQLQSWHSFLLAFLPLATVVFHS is encoded by the coding sequence ATGCATCTAATGATGATTTTGAGCGCTTTGACAGTTTCTTGGCTATTGAGATGCTCTAAAAACAACTCCCAAGGACGTTGGCAGGTAAGATGGCGGCGATCGCTATTTTTATTTCTCTTCCCACCTTTATTAATTTTTATGACTGCGATCGCTGTGCTATTCATGGGGCCTCAAGGACAAATGGGCGGCATGTACACAGGCTGGTTAAGCTATGAACTGGTATTTATGGCTTTGACATTTTTTGCTATTTTGTGTGTCAAACTTGCTTTTCAAGGGTGGCAATCGGTAGAGTCTGCCCGTAAATCTCCACGAGTTAATCTTGAGGGTAAACAAGTTAGATTACTAAATACAAAGGCGCTGTTTGCTGGTCAGATTGGATTTTGGCAACCAGAACTAGTAGTTAGTCAAGGATTACTGCAAACTCTTTCACCAGATCATCTTGATAGTGTTTTAGCCCACGAGCAAGGACATTATTATTATCGAGATACTTTTTGGTTTTTTTGGTTGGGTTGGGTGCGTTCTTGCACGGCTTGGTTGCCTAATACAGAACCTTTATGGCAAGAACTATTAGTTTTGCGGGAATTACGTGCTGACAGTTACGCTGCATCACGGGTAGATCCTTTACTGCTGGCGGAATCATTGTTATTAGTAGTTAGCAATAAATCTGTTGTTGTAGAATCAGGAGTTTGCTGTGCTGCGTTGGGTACTTCTAGTGTAGGCGATCGCTTAGAACAAAGAATAGAAGCTTTATTAGCGCCGCTAGAACCTATCCCATCAGAGCAATTGCAATCTTGGCATAGCTTTCTTTTAGCATTTTTGCCCTTAGCAACTGTGGTATTTCATTCTTAA
- a CDS encoding putative toxin-antitoxin system toxin component, PIN family, with product MITLIDVNVDIDFPRDRKDAKFLACAMAGDADFLITGDSDFNQAQNLVNITIIFVISVFLFNKLVCDVGSE from the coding sequence TTGATCACACTAATCGATGTTAATGTAGACATTGATTTCCCTAGAGACAGAAAAGATGCTAAGTTTTTAGCGTGTGCGATGGCAGGAGATGCAGATTTTTTGATTACAGGTGATTCTGATTTTAATCAAGCACAAAATTTGGTAAATATCACGATTATTTTTGTTATTTCTGTGTTTCTATTTAACAAGTTAGTTTGTGATGTAGGGAGTGAGTAG
- a CDS encoding 2-phosphosulfolactate phosphatase family protein has product MKLFVYDTPELTPTGKTPDCAIAVDVLRATSTIATVLASGGEAVQAFSDLDQLIEVSEKWPAEKRLRAGERGGAKVAGFELGNSPLDCTPELVQGRRLFISTTNGTRALQRIQDSPTVLAAALINRAAVVQYILEKQPETVWIVGSGWEGSFSLEDTACAGAIAHSIVEQSQLSLEELAGNDEVISAIALYSQWQNDLLGLFHQASHGKRLLRLECDEDLKYCAQTDILDVLPMQQEPGVLKSK; this is encoded by the coding sequence GTGAAGCTATTTGTATACGACACCCCTGAATTGACTCCAACTGGTAAAACTCCAGACTGCGCGATCGCGGTCGATGTCTTACGAGCTACTAGCACTATAGCGACTGTCTTAGCATCTGGAGGCGAAGCTGTGCAAGCCTTCAGCGATTTAGACCAACTTATCGAGGTTAGCGAAAAATGGCCAGCAGAAAAACGTCTGCGAGCAGGTGAACGCGGCGGCGCAAAAGTAGCTGGTTTTGAGTTGGGTAATTCTCCTCTCGACTGTACACCAGAATTAGTCCAAGGTCGTCGCTTGTTTATCAGTACCACTAATGGCACTCGTGCCTTACAAAGGATACAAGATTCTCCAACTGTACTAGCAGCAGCCTTAATTAATCGGGCAGCTGTGGTGCAATATATCCTAGAAAAGCAGCCAGAAACTGTGTGGATTGTTGGTTCTGGTTGGGAAGGCAGTTTTTCTTTAGAGGATACAGCCTGTGCAGGTGCGATCGCTCATAGTATCGTTGAACAATCTCAGTTGTCATTAGAGGAATTAGCTGGCAATGATGAAGTAATTAGTGCGATCGCTCTTTACTCACAGTGGCAAAATGACTTATTGGGATTATTTCACCAAGCTAGTCATGGCAAGAGATTGTTGCGTCTTGAATGTGATGAAGATTTAAAATATTGTGCCCAAACCGATATTTTAGATGTCTTGCCTATGCAGCAAGAACCGGGGGTATTAAAAAGTAAATGA
- the trmFO gene encoding FADH(2)-oxidizing methylenetetrahydrofolate--tRNA-(uracil(54)-C(5))-methyltransferase TrmFO, whose amino-acid sequence MDKQPIQVIGGGLAGTEAAWQIAQAGVPVILHEMRPKRFSPAHHTEHLAELVCSNSFGAMASDRATGLLHEELRQLNSIVIAKADQHAVPAGGALAVDRGQFGQDLTAALSSHPLIEFRRGEVQAIPEGIVVLATGPLTSPDLAEDLRRLTGMEYLSFFDAASPIIVGESINQDIAFMASRYDKGEAAYLNCPMNKEQYLRFWEELRQAEQTELKDFERETAKFFEACLPIEEQALRGEDTMRYGPLKPVGLSDNRTGERPYAVVQLRQEDKAGQLWNMVGFQTNLRWGEQKRVFQLIPGLENAEFVRLGVMHRNTFINAPQLMHPTLQFKQRPTLLAAGQLTGTEGYTAAAAGGCLAGINAARLALGKEALTLPPTTMMGALFEFISSASPKHFQPMPPNFGIFPDLGVKIKSKPERYGRYRDRSLADLANWKAASTARRN is encoded by the coding sequence ATGGATAAACAACCGATACAAGTCATTGGAGGTGGATTAGCTGGGACAGAGGCAGCGTGGCAAATAGCCCAAGCTGGAGTGCCTGTAATTCTCCATGAAATGCGGCCAAAACGCTTTAGTCCTGCTCATCATACAGAACATTTAGCAGAATTGGTTTGTAGTAATTCCTTTGGGGCAATGGCAAGCGATCGCGCTACTGGATTATTGCATGAAGAATTGCGTCAGCTCAACTCGATTGTGATTGCGAAAGCTGATCAACATGCTGTTCCTGCGGGTGGGGCGCTAGCGGTAGACAGAGGGCAATTTGGCCAAGATTTAACAGCAGCTTTATCTAGCCATCCTTTAATTGAATTTAGGCGAGGCGAAGTCCAAGCGATTCCTGAAGGAATTGTGGTTTTGGCAACTGGCCCCTTAACCAGCCCCGACTTAGCAGAAGATTTGCGCCGCCTCACAGGGATGGAATATCTCAGCTTTTTTGATGCGGCTAGCCCAATTATTGTAGGGGAATCCATTAATCAAGATATTGCCTTTATGGCTTCTCGCTATGACAAAGGTGAAGCTGCTTATCTCAACTGCCCAATGAATAAAGAGCAGTATCTACGGTTTTGGGAAGAACTCCGTCAAGCCGAACAAACAGAACTCAAAGATTTTGAACGAGAAACGGCAAAATTTTTTGAAGCTTGTCTACCCATTGAAGAACAAGCATTGCGGGGAGAAGACACAATGCGTTACGGCCCTTTAAAACCCGTCGGTTTATCAGACAATCGTACTGGAGAACGCCCTTACGCTGTAGTACAGTTGCGCCAAGAAGACAAAGCCGGACAACTTTGGAATATGGTAGGGTTTCAAACTAACTTACGTTGGGGTGAACAAAAGCGAGTATTCCAGCTAATTCCCGGTTTGGAAAATGCAGAATTTGTACGGCTGGGAGTGATGCACCGCAACACCTTTATCAATGCGCCTCAGTTAATGCATCCGACTTTGCAATTTAAACAGCGTCCGACATTGTTAGCGGCTGGACAATTGACTGGTACTGAAGGTTATACCGCAGCAGCTGCGGGTGGCTGTTTGGCAGGAATTAATGCTGCACGGTTAGCTTTAGGAAAAGAAGCATTAACTTTACCACCAACAACCATGATGGGGGCATTGTTTGAGTTTATCAGTTCTGCTTCACCGAAGCATTTTCAACCAATGCCGCCTAACTTTGGGATTTTCCCTGATTTAGGAGTAAAAATCAAAAGTAAACCAGAGCGTTATGGACGTTATCGCGATCGCTCTTTGGCTGATTTGGCAAATTGGAAAGCGGCTAGTACCGCAAGGCGGAATTAA